TTACCAAAAACCTAGCGTTGGAAAAAGTATTTTGTCATGGAAACCAACTGACTACTTTGAATGTTTCCCAAAATTCACTTTTGAACACTCTATCGTGTTATACTAATAGCTTGACAAGTTTGAATATCTCTAAAAATAAAGTACTAAATCGTTTGGATTGTTCTCGAAATCAGTTGAAAAACTTGGACGTTTCACAAAATATTAATTTGGATTATTTTGTTTTTACAAACAATCAACTAGTTTCTATAGATACTAAACAAAATTTAAAATTGACTTATTTAAGTTGTTCTTCAAATGAATTGACGGATTTGGACGTGTCTAAAAATGTAGCTTTAAAAAATTTATCCTGTTCTTCAAATCAAATTGCTTCATTGAATGTTTCCCAAAATAGTGCGTTGGAAACTTTAATTTGTGGTTCTAATGTATTAACAATCTTAGATCTTACCGCAAATGTTGCCTTGAATAATTTAATTGTTTCTAATAATCAATTGACTGTCATTAATGTTTCAAAACATACTGCTTTGACAAGATTGGAATGCAATAATAATTTGTTGACGGAGCTGGACGTTTCGAATAATAAACTTCTTGAATTCTTTAGATGTGATAGTAATAAATTATCTAGTTTGAATTTGAAAAATGGAAATAATACCAAGCTTTCTTTTAGTTATTCTAATTATCCCAATTTTACAAATAATACAGCTTTGAGTTGTATTTTGGTAGATAATACCTCTTATGCAGAGACCAATTGGGATAGTAAAAAAGATGTATCTGCAAGTTTTTCTGAAAACTGTAGCTTGGGTATAAACGATTCCTTTTTGAGTACGATTGCATTATATCCCAATCCTACAAATGGAGTACTACACATTGATAATGTATCATTGGAAAAAGCTATTGTTTATGATGCTTTGGGGCATACTATGAAAACTTTTTTGTTTCATAAGGGTTTAATAAATAGCAGTTTAGATTTGTCGAATTTGTCGAAAGGGATTTATTTCGTTTTATTAGAAAATGAAGGAGGGGCTTCTACTCAGAAAGTAGTAGTAGAATAAAATTCAAAAGCTACTAGAAACATAAAATCATCATAAATAGTGAGATCCATTAAATGGAATAGCCCGAATTTTGAAAAAAAAGAATGAATGCTGTCAATACTATTAAATACAACTGATTTAAAAAAGGAATTCGAAAGTGCACATTGGGTTCAAATAGTAGCAATTACCCCAAGTGATACTATTTATATTGCCTTATTAAATGTATGGATTACGGATAATTATCAATCTATTCAACAAGTAATTATATATTTTGAGGAGTCCAGAATAATTAAATTATATAAAAACATTCAGGAGAAAGAAATACGCTGGAAATGTATATTTAGTCTTGAAAATGGACAATATTGGTTAGGAAGTGGTTATTCTAGTTTTAATTCGGGAGCAAAATTGGCTTTATTCAAAGAAGATCAATTGTTAACATCTCGAATATTTAACAAAGGATATAGTACTGAGATAAACAAAATTGAAAATGGTAATAATGGTTCAATTCTTATAAATGGAAACTGGTATCAATGTGTGCCTGCAGGAGGGCACGATGATTTTTGGCCGGAAAGGTGGCAAACTAAAATATCAAAAGAAGGGCTTGATTTCATAGAGGTAGAAAATCCAGTAATTAAACAAAGCTATTTTTCATCTTCAGTTTTAGATTCAAATAATGAAAATTTTTATGTTCTAGAAAATCATGGTATTTCAAAATATTTGAATGAAGGGGAAATCATTTGGAACCAAGGATTGGGACATTTTGGACTAGAAGGCTTAATGCCATTGAATAAAATCGTTCCTTATTATAAAGTACATAATGGAATAACTGTTCATGACGGAGTTTGGTTTTCTGGCATAGATTATACGAATTCAGATAGATCGGTAGAAGATCCATTGTTTGGAAGAGTTACAGTTTGTGGGACTATACTTTCGTTTAATCATATCCTATATGATTTTCCCGAAATCTATAAAATTCACACTATAGTTTCAGGAATAGACAGCGATTGCCTATTGATTGGGGAAACATTACGCATAGGTGAAGGTACTGGATTGTTCCTCCTTCATGTACATTTTTCGAATGGTGTTTTTTCTACAAACATTAAATATCTGAACTGCAATGGCGATGATTTACAACTTTCTGTAAGTGATAGCCCATCGTTTCAGGAACGTTATTTAGATATAAAAGGGGTCTATCCTCAAAGTTCCAGTCTGGAAGATTTGAATGAAATTATAATTTTTGGTAATGTAAATTATCTGCGCAATAGAGACAATGGAATGGTTTGGTCAGTTAAAATTGATACAGTCTTTGAATAACTAAAAAGAAATAAGAATGTATCTTAAAAATAGAATTGATAATATTTATTTGCACCTAATTTTTTTAATTCTGAACACATTGTAAACAAGGCGCAGCAATTCACGCCTCTTATGAGCAAATGCAAAAACATAATTTGAATACAGATTTAGATATCCTCTCCGAAATACAATAATTAAATGATAAAAAATTATAGATCTTATCAAAAAACAAAAGAAGTTTATTTTAGTGGAGAGAGTGTCTTTCCTCTAGGATTAATTCTTATAGCCTCTGCTATCACTTATGGATTATTCTATTTTTTTGGAATGGGGATTGCCTTGTTTTTTAATGTGATCATTTCATGGTGTTCATATTTTTACGTGTATTATTATGGTAAGTCAAGTATCGGTATAACTTTTGATTTTTTAAAAGGAGTCTTTCTTATACTGGCGTTATTGATTTTTGTTGATTACGGAGTTTACACCCTTGTTGTCTATCAAAAAACAGGAGTATTTAATAGCCTTTATTTTAAACTTTGGACGTCTATTTTATTTGGAATTCCTACGTTGTATTACGTTTTTCAATATAGTAGTTATTATTTTTCTGAATGGAGAATGGCAACAAACTATCTGAAGGTATCATTAAAAATACATCATGATAGAGAATTGCTTACTCATATTGATACTATACAATTTGTAAGCATTTCAAAACGTACAATGTCTAATATTAAGTTAGAAAAAGCACCTTGTTTTTATTCGGAAAGGGAGTTGGGAAAAATGGAGGATAATAGTACCCGAAATTATTATTTAGAAAAAAGTGTTTTTAGTGATACCATACATTTACCTTTTGGGACAGACCATCTTTTTATGTCTTGGTATTCGATTGTGGAAGATAAATATTATGATATCGAATTGCCTTTTCCTTTTTATAAAATGATTCTTGAACGAGAAAAATACCCCACAAATGTTTCTGGGATTTTGAGAGGCAAAAAAACCAAACGACTAAATCTCCAAATTCACGCCAATGGAGGAATAAAACTTTTTAATAGTGACACTGTTTTGATTAACCATCTGGACAGTATTCCAACTTCAATTACTGAAGAAGTTCGAAATGAAAAAATAAAAAGGCATCGCTATTCACACGAATATTATAGTGAGCCAAAAGCCTTTTCGAGTTTGATAGAAAAGATTAAAGCTTCTGGAGGAATTGAAGAACGCTTTTTAATACAAAATAAATTAGTTCCTTGGAGTATGACTATTTCGGGGCTGGAGGGCAAAAATTACTTGGAGATATCTGATGTTTCTTTTAATGAGTATGAAACCGAAAAAGAAACTTTGGAACTATCGATGTTGAGGTTCTTGCCAAAAAAAATTGAAATTGTGTACAGAGGCGATTATTTATACCGTTGGCTCATTTTACGAATCAATACCCAAAAACTCTATCAATACATACAAAAACTCACTGAAGAGAATGAAGAGAATCCCATTTTATTTGATCTTGCTTTTCAAAATTCACCAAAAATAACAGACTTGAAATTTACGATTACTGCCAATGAAAAATCGATAGTTTTTCCTGGTTGGGAGATTCAAATAGATAAAGTTCGTAAAGAAAGTATGGATGATCATTTGCTTGACAAAAATGAAGACCAAACCAAACGTACTCTTCTAAAAGAAGCTTGGGCATTCGTTGGAAACAAACAATACGATTTGGCTCAGGAAAAATGTGATGCAATATTAGCAATCGACCCAAGGTATGGATATGCTTATTTTTTGGAGTCTCGATTAGTATGGTATAAACAAGGATT
The Flavobacterium sp. 5 DNA segment above includes these coding regions:
- a CDS encoding T9SS type A sorting domain-containing protein; the protein is MKKYILLCFFAFQVVTYAQYTTIPDVSFENKLISLGLDTGNPDGKVLTASIETVTVLYIDNANISDLTGIQDFVALQELYCYYNALSTVDFSKNTALTILQCYHNQLINLNFSENSNLEYLDCSNNGLSSLDLSFNTALKTLYCVSNQIISLEFTKNLALEKVFCHGNQLTTLNVSQNSLLNTLSCYTNSLTSLNISKNKVLNRLDCSRNQLKNLDVSQNINLDYFVFTNNQLVSIDTKQNLKLTYLSCSSNELTDLDVSKNVALKNLSCSSNQIASLNVSQNSALETLICGSNVLTILDLTANVALNNLIVSNNQLTVINVSKHTALTRLECNNNLLTELDVSNNKLLEFFRCDSNKLSSLNLKNGNNTKLSFSYSNYPNFTNNTALSCILVDNTSYAETNWDSKKDVSASFSENCSLGINDSFLSTIALYPNPTNGVLHIDNVSLEKAIVYDALGHTMKTFLFHKGLINSSLDLSNLSKGIYFVLLENEGGASTQKVVVE